The Altererythrobacter sp. Root672 genome includes a window with the following:
- a CDS encoding p-hydroxycinnamoyl CoA hydratase/lyase, with translation MAMPSQPDPRPESETVRFDIVDGVAWVYFNRPDKRNCMSPKLNRRMLQVLEELEFRHDVQVLVLSGEGSAWSAGMDLLEYFRMSEAEGINATRRSQREAYSWWERLRWYEKPTVAMINGWCFGGAYGPLFACDLAFCSDDAQFGLSEINWAILPGGGASKVAAELMGFRDAMYHAMMGENLTGKQAAEKGMVNESLPADKLRERVQQVADVLKKKDSHALRATKWAVRRVREMTYDNAEDYLIRAQEALNDFGGWETRKEATKQFLDDKTFKPGLGAFDKNKVQAD, from the coding sequence ATGGCCATGCCGTCGCAGCCGGATCCGCGTCCGGAATCGGAAACCGTTCGCTTCGATATCGTCGACGGTGTCGCCTGGGTCTATTTCAACCGCCCCGACAAGCGGAACTGCATGAGCCCCAAGCTCAACCGCCGCATGCTGCAGGTTCTCGAAGAGCTCGAGTTCCGTCACGACGTGCAGGTGCTGGTACTGTCGGGCGAAGGTTCGGCCTGGTCGGCCGGCATGGATCTGCTCGAATACTTCCGCATGAGCGAGGCCGAAGGCATCAACGCCACTCGCCGCTCGCAGCGCGAAGCCTACAGCTGGTGGGAACGCCTGCGTTGGTACGAGAAGCCGACCGTCGCCATGATCAACGGCTGGTGCTTCGGCGGTGCGTACGGCCCGCTGTTCGCTTGCGACCTGGCTTTCTGCTCGGACGACGCGCAGTTCGGCCTGTCGGAAATCAACTGGGCGATCCTGCCCGGCGGCGGTGCCTCGAAGGTCGCGGCCGAGCTGATGGGCTTCCGCGACGCCATGTACCACGCGATGATGGGCGAGAACCTGACCGGCAAGCAGGCCGCCGAGAAGGGCATGGTCAATGAGTCGCTCCCGGCCGACAAGCTGCGCGAGCGCGTCCAGCAAGTCGCCGATGTCCTCAAGAAGAAGGACAGCCACGCGCTGCGCGCCACCAAGTGGGCTGTGCGCCGCGTGCGCGAGATGACTTACGACAACGCCGAGGACTACCTGATCCGCGCGCAGGAAGCGCTCAACGACTTCGGTGGTTGGGAAACCCGCAAGGAAGCCACCAAGCAGTTCCTTGACGACAAGACCTTCAAGCCGGGCCTCGGCGCGTTCGACAAGAACAAGGTCCAGGCTGACTAA
- a CDS encoding serine hydrolase domain-containing protein — protein sequence MTSNSATIRLDMLKSSEQAGAADVVAREIFEAGPARAPALSLAVARSDGVVWAEAYGKSNLEFDVPATTDHLFRLGSVSKPVTTVAAAKLVTSGLLDLEAPISTWLPELPDHHKTTTMKQLLTHQSGVRHYLAKDFDITAPGGAIYSRSYATNEEVMALFIEDPLVAPPGTSVSYSSYGYTLASIVMEAAAGLPFLELIQREIAQPFALPSLTEDAPLTILPLRANGYMVEFERNMFFDQLAVEARPKLSDGYINIPSNNPAFCWAGAGLLMTPSDAARFGAALLASPNARISEAERTLLFTPLTKATNNSPPLGLGWRIDTDKAGRLRWHHAGATAGGRFGLVIYPALGLSIALGSNLMVSPGDVLGPASRLADVFT from the coding sequence ATGACGTCGAATTCCGCGACCATCCGCTTGGATATGCTGAAGTCATCGGAACAGGCAGGTGCGGCCGATGTGGTCGCCCGCGAGATCTTCGAAGCCGGTCCCGCAAGAGCGCCTGCCTTGTCGCTGGCGGTGGCGCGCAGCGACGGTGTCGTATGGGCAGAGGCCTATGGCAAGTCGAACCTGGAGTTCGATGTGCCAGCCACGACCGACCACCTGTTTCGCCTCGGCTCGGTCAGCAAGCCCGTCACCACCGTGGCCGCGGCGAAGCTTGTCACCTCTGGCTTGCTTGATCTCGAGGCCCCGATTTCGACCTGGCTGCCTGAACTACCCGATCATCACAAGACGACCACGATGAAGCAGCTGCTGACCCATCAGAGCGGCGTGCGGCACTACCTGGCCAAGGACTTCGACATCACGGCGCCGGGCGGTGCGATCTATTCGCGAAGCTATGCCACGAACGAGGAGGTCATGGCGCTGTTCATCGAGGATCCCCTGGTTGCCCCACCCGGCACGAGTGTCAGCTATTCCTCGTACGGCTACACGCTGGCCTCGATCGTCATGGAAGCCGCGGCGGGGCTTCCCTTCCTGGAGCTTATCCAGCGCGAGATCGCCCAGCCTTTCGCCTTGCCCAGCCTGACCGAGGACGCCCCGCTGACGATCCTGCCCTTGCGAGCGAACGGCTACATGGTCGAGTTCGAGCGGAACATGTTCTTCGATCAGTTGGCCGTCGAAGCCCGGCCCAAGTTGAGCGACGGTTACATCAACATTCCGTCGAACAACCCGGCCTTCTGCTGGGCCGGGGCCGGTTTGCTGATGACGCCGTCCGACGCCGCGCGCTTTGGTGCCGCCCTCCTCGCTTCGCCGAACGCCAGGATCAGTGAGGCCGAGAGGACACTGCTGTTCACCCCGCTGACCAAGGCGACGAACAACTCGCCACCGCTCGGGCTGGGCTGGCGGATCGACACGGACAAGGCCGGGCGCCTCCGCTGGCATCACGCGGGCGCCACTGCCGGTGGGCGCTTCGGCCTGGTGATCTACCCCGCCCTCGGCCTGTCGATCGCGCTGGGGAGCAACTTGATGGTTTCTCCTGGGGATGTGCTCGGCCCCGCCTCTCGCTTGGCCGACGTCTTCACCTAG
- a CDS encoding CaiB/BaiF CoA transferase family protein, translating to MTAPLAGIKVVELARILAGPWAGQVLADLGAEVVKVESPEGDDTRRWGPPFVEHADGTKDAAYFHATNRGKRSVVADFGTEEGRAKVLDLVRDADVLIENFKLGGLAKYGLDYESLREVNPRLVYCSITGFGQDGPYASRAGYDFIVQGMSGIMDLTGDPQGAPQKIGVAYADILTGLYAVIAIQAALHQRESTGRGQQIDMALMDVMTGTLANQAMNYLVSGAVPKRLGNAHPNISPYEAFPVADGWIIIAVGNDGQFRRLSDLLDLPEREQWATNAGRVRDRHALSQAISAQTRDWERDALLADLEEQGIPAGPINTVAEALADPQIAARGMVLDLGEGLKGLRTPIRFSDAELTLGKASPRLGESEP from the coding sequence ATGACCGCGCCACTCGCCGGGATCAAAGTCGTCGAGCTGGCGCGCATCCTCGCCGGTCCCTGGGCGGGGCAGGTGCTGGCCGATCTCGGCGCCGAGGTGGTGAAAGTCGAAAGCCCCGAAGGTGACGACACTCGCCGCTGGGGTCCGCCCTTCGTCGAGCACGCGGACGGCACCAAGGACGCGGCCTACTTCCACGCCACCAACCGAGGAAAACGGTCGGTGGTGGCGGACTTCGGCACCGAGGAGGGGCGCGCCAAGGTCCTCGACCTCGTGCGCGACGCGGACGTGTTGATCGAGAACTTCAAGCTTGGCGGGCTGGCCAAGTACGGGCTCGACTACGAAAGCCTGCGGGAAGTGAACCCGCGCCTCGTGTACTGTTCGATCACTGGTTTCGGGCAGGACGGACCCTACGCCTCCCGCGCCGGGTACGACTTCATCGTCCAGGGCATGAGCGGTATCATGGACCTCACCGGCGATCCGCAAGGCGCACCGCAGAAGATCGGCGTGGCCTATGCCGACATCCTCACCGGGCTCTATGCCGTGATCGCGATCCAGGCCGCGCTTCATCAGCGGGAGAGCACCGGGCGCGGGCAGCAGATCGACATGGCGTTGATGGATGTGATGACCGGGACGCTCGCCAATCAGGCGATGAACTACCTTGTCTCAGGTGCGGTGCCGAAGCGGCTGGGCAACGCGCATCCCAATATCTCGCCTTACGAAGCCTTCCCGGTAGCCGACGGGTGGATCATCATCGCGGTCGGCAACGACGGGCAGTTCCGGCGCTTGTCGGACTTGCTCGACCTGCCCGAGCGCGAACAGTGGGCGACCAACGCGGGGCGGGTGCGTGACCGGCATGCGCTCTCGCAGGCGATCTCCGCCCAGACCCGCGACTGGGAGCGTGACGCCTTGCTCGCCGATCTCGAGGAACAGGGCATCCCGGCGGGCCCGATCAACACCGTGGCCGAGGCTTTGGCCGATCCGCAGATCGCGGCGCGGGGCATGGTGCTCGACCTTGGCGAGGGCCTCAAAGGTTTACGCACGCCCATCCGTTTCTCGGATGCGGAACTGACTTTGGGCAAAGCATCCCCCAGGCTTGGCGAGAGTGAGCCATGA
- a CDS encoding alpha/beta hydrolase: MSISRHLVDPEIGPLLELPSLDLTAEALPEIRANPMFTGAEVPPPPFPVSEAYAPVSGGPDVRLVVMNPPSQAQGRATILHIHGGGMVVGTADRAVADKPALALEHDCVVVSVDYRLAPETPFPGPQEDNYAALLWLADNAASLGVDPKRIVVMGESAGGGLAASLALMTRDRGGPKLAGQVLIYPMLDWRTGGPDDRYSNRHTGEFIWTREKNRFGWEALRGDYQPADTHKGWFSPALAEDLSGLAPAYIGTGALDLFLDEDLDYARRLIDCGVQTELHVYPGAIHAFEMVPGTGLAGQAAMDLRRGLERLFR, from the coding sequence ATGAGCATATCGCGCCACCTGGTGGACCCCGAGATTGGGCCGCTTCTCGAACTGCCGTCGCTCGACCTAACGGCAGAGGCACTGCCGGAAATCCGCGCCAACCCGATGTTCACCGGCGCGGAAGTGCCCCCGCCTCCGTTCCCGGTCAGCGAGGCCTACGCGCCCGTCTCCGGCGGCCCGGACGTGCGCCTGGTGGTGATGAACCCACCGTCGCAAGCACAGGGCCGCGCGACGATCCTGCACATCCACGGGGGCGGCATGGTCGTCGGCACGGCCGACCGCGCCGTTGCCGACAAGCCCGCGCTGGCGCTGGAGCACGACTGCGTAGTGGTCTCGGTCGACTACCGCCTCGCACCGGAGACGCCGTTCCCCGGTCCGCAGGAAGACAACTACGCCGCGCTGCTGTGGCTGGCCGATAACGCCGCCTCCCTCGGTGTGGACCCGAAGCGCATCGTGGTCATGGGCGAAAGCGCGGGCGGCGGACTTGCCGCAAGCCTCGCGCTGATGACCCGCGACAGGGGCGGTCCGAAACTGGCGGGACAAGTGCTCATCTACCCGATGCTCGACTGGCGCACGGGCGGACCGGACGACCGCTACAGCAATCGCCACACCGGCGAGTTCATCTGGACGCGCGAGAAGAACCGCTTCGGCTGGGAAGCCCTGCGCGGCGACTACCAGCCTGCCGACACCCACAAGGGTTGGTTCTCGCCCGCGCTGGCCGAAGACCTGTCCGGCCTCGCGCCCGCCTACATCGGTACCGGCGCGCTGGACCTGTTCCTCGACGAGGACCTCGACTATGCACGCCGCTTGATCGATTGCGGGGTGCAGACGGAATTGCACGTCTATCCGGGCGCCATTCATGCGTTTGAAATGGTCCCGGGAACAGGACTGGCCGGACAGGCGGCGATGGATTTGCGGCGCGGGCTCGAACGACTGTTTAGGTAA
- a CDS encoding MarR family winged helix-turn-helix transcriptional regulator, protein MRDPLPSYPGYALRRAANATAAELASRLSEVGLRQSDVSVLILVAENPAITASAIGRALDIQRANMVPLLKRIEDAGLIAREPIDGKSRGLDLTETGRERLAAGRRIVEAFEAELLERVPPEHRAHLLPALEALWR, encoded by the coding sequence ATGCGCGATCCGCTTCCTTCCTACCCCGGCTATGCGCTGCGCCGCGCCGCAAACGCGACGGCTGCGGAACTGGCAAGCCGGCTGAGCGAAGTGGGCCTGCGCCAATCGGACGTATCGGTACTGATTCTGGTCGCCGAGAACCCAGCCATCACCGCCAGCGCCATCGGCCGCGCGCTCGATATCCAGCGCGCGAACATGGTGCCGCTGCTCAAGCGAATCGAGGACGCCGGGCTGATCGCGCGGGAGCCGATCGACGGGAAGTCGCGGGGGCTCGACCTGACCGAGACTGGCCGCGAACGCCTGGCGGCGGGAAGGCGGATCGTGGAGGCGTTCGAGGCCGAACTGCTCGAACGCGTACCTCCTGAGCATCGCGCGCACCTGCTCCCTGCGCTGGAAGCCCTCTGGCGTTAG
- the acs gene encoding acetate--CoA ligase, translated as MSEAVVHPVPEEWAKNALIDAGAYADKYRQSVEDPEGFWREEARRIDWLKPFTTVKNTSFDEATFGIRWFEDGTLNLTANCLDRHLATRGDQTAIIWEPDDPATPVRTLTYRELHEATCRFANLLRAEGVRKGDRVTIYLPMVPEAAVAMLACARIGAIHSIVFAGFSPEALGSRIEDCDSDVVITADEGLRGGKRVPLKANVDAALEHHGKVRRVIMLRHTGADVPMVEGRDLDWATAVAGQSTECPAEEMGAEDPLFILYTSGSTGKPKGVLHTTGGYAVWVGMTHEYTFDYRPHLDGSPQVYWCAADIGWVTGHSYVVYGPLLNGAISVMFEGVPNYPDFSRFWQVVDKHKVEIFYAAPTALRALMREGDDWVKKTNRSTLRLLGSVGEPINPEAWEWYYNVVGGARCPIVDTWWQTETGGHMITPLPGATDLKPGSASKPMFGVQPAIVDGEGKELHGACEGALVISDSWPGQMRTVYGDHARFFQTYFSTFPGHYFTGDGCRRDEDGYYWITGRIDDVINVSGHRMGTAEIESALVLHERVAEAAVVGMPHDIKGQGIYAYVTTTSGTEDSEDLRKELIQWVRREIGPIATPDVLQFAPSLPKTRSGKIMRRILRKIAENDTGNLGDTSTLADPGVVDDLLANRPKT; from the coding sequence ATGAGTGAAGCGGTCGTCCATCCGGTGCCGGAAGAATGGGCGAAGAACGCCCTGATCGACGCTGGCGCTTATGCGGACAAGTACCGCCAGTCCGTCGAGGATCCTGAAGGCTTCTGGCGCGAGGAAGCGCGGCGGATCGACTGGCTCAAGCCCTTCACCACAGTCAAGAATACCAGCTTCGACGAAGCCACTTTCGGCATTCGCTGGTTCGAGGACGGCACGCTCAACCTCACCGCGAATTGCCTCGACCGGCACCTCGCCACGCGGGGCGACCAGACCGCGATCATCTGGGAGCCCGACGATCCGGCTACTCCCGTCCGCACCCTTACCTACCGCGAACTGCACGAAGCCACCTGCCGCTTTGCCAACCTTCTGCGGGCCGAAGGTGTCCGCAAGGGCGACCGGGTGACGATCTACCTCCCCATGGTCCCCGAAGCAGCGGTTGCGATGCTGGCCTGTGCGCGGATCGGGGCGATCCATTCAATCGTCTTCGCCGGCTTCTCACCTGAAGCGCTCGGTAGCCGGATCGAGGACTGCGACAGCGACGTGGTCATTACCGCCGACGAGGGTCTGCGCGGCGGCAAGCGCGTTCCGCTCAAGGCCAATGTCGATGCGGCGCTCGAGCACCACGGCAAGGTCCGTCGGGTCATCATGCTGCGCCACACAGGTGCCGATGTGCCGATGGTCGAAGGGCGTGATCTCGACTGGGCCACCGCCGTTGCGGGCCAGTCCACTGAATGCCCCGCCGAGGAGATGGGCGCCGAGGACCCGCTGTTTATCCTCTACACCAGCGGCTCCACCGGAAAGCCCAAGGGCGTGCTGCACACCACCGGCGGCTACGCGGTGTGGGTCGGCATGACCCACGAGTACACCTTCGACTATCGCCCCCACCTTGACGGTAGCCCACAAGTCTACTGGTGCGCCGCCGACATCGGTTGGGTCACCGGCCACAGCTACGTGGTCTACGGCCCGCTGCTCAACGGCGCGATCTCGGTCATGTTCGAAGGCGTGCCGAACTACCCGGACTTTTCCCGCTTCTGGCAAGTGGTCGACAAGCACAAGGTCGAGATCTTTTACGCCGCCCCCACCGCCCTGCGCGCCTTGATGCGCGAGGGCGACGACTGGGTGAAGAAGACCAACCGCAGCACCCTGCGCCTGCTCGGCTCAGTCGGTGAGCCGATCAATCCCGAGGCCTGGGAGTGGTACTACAACGTCGTCGGCGGCGCGCGCTGCCCCATCGTCGACACCTGGTGGCAAACCGAGACCGGCGGCCACATGATCACCCCCCTCCCCGGCGCGACCGATCTCAAGCCGGGCAGCGCGAGCAAACCGATGTTCGGCGTCCAGCCCGCGATAGTCGACGGCGAGGGCAAGGAACTGCACGGCGCCTGCGAGGGCGCGCTGGTCATCAGCGACAGCTGGCCCGGCCAGATGCGCACCGTCTACGGCGACCATGCGCGCTTCTTCCAGACCTACTTCAGCACCTTCCCCGGCCACTACTTCACCGGCGACGGCTGCCGGAGGGACGAGGACGGCTACTACTGGATCACCGGCCGCATCGATGACGTGATCAACGTCTCCGGCCACCGTATGGGCACTGCCGAGATCGAGAGCGCCCTGGTCCTGCACGAGAGGGTCGCAGAGGCCGCCGTCGTCGGCATGCCGCACGACATCAAGGGCCAGGGCATCTACGCCTATGTCACCACGACCTCGGGCACCGAGGACAGCGAGGACTTGCGCAAGGAGCTGATCCAGTGGGTCCGCCGCGAGATCGGCCCGATCGCCACGCCTGACGTGCTCCAGTTCGCCCCGTCGCTACCCAAGACCCGCAGCGGCAAGATCATGCGCCGCATCCTCCGCAAGATCGCCGAGAACGACACCGGCAACCTCGGAGATACCTCGACACTCGCCGATCCGGGCGTGGTGGACGACTTGCTGGCGAACCGGCCGAAGACCTGA
- a CDS encoding rod shape-determining protein, translating to MSIFSVMPFASADLAIDLGTANTVVYLRDHGVVLAEPSVVTIETINGIDTVRAVGADAKLMLGKTPENVRTIRPLRNGVIADLEIAEHMIKHFVRKARERLGPRRFKSPEIVICVPSGSTAVERRAIRDAASNAGARQVWLIEEPMAAAIGADLPVVHPIGSMVVDIGGGSTEVGVMSIGGMSTSLSERVGGDQMDEAIVSYVRRHHNLHIGEATAERVKKEAGSAICDGSEEEITIRGRDAVRGIPREVSIKRSDVADALASTVSQIVDAVRRALETTAPEIAADILENGIVMTGGGSLLHGIDQRLSEVTGLPVRVAEDPLNCVALGAGRALEDHGFRGVLLAA from the coding sequence ATGTCGATTTTTAGCGTCATGCCATTCGCTTCGGCGGACTTGGCCATTGACCTCGGGACTGCGAATACCGTCGTCTATCTCCGCGATCACGGTGTTGTTCTGGCAGAGCCGTCGGTCGTCACCATCGAGACTATCAACGGGATCGATACCGTCCGCGCGGTGGGTGCCGATGCCAAGCTCATGCTGGGCAAGACGCCGGAGAATGTCCGCACGATCCGCCCGCTGCGCAACGGGGTCATCGCCGACCTCGAGATCGCCGAGCACATGATCAAGCATTTCGTACGCAAGGCCCGCGAGCGGCTTGGGCCGCGCCGGTTCAAGAGCCCCGAGATCGTCATCTGCGTTCCCTCCGGCTCGACTGCAGTCGAACGGCGCGCCATTCGCGATGCGGCTTCGAACGCTGGGGCGCGACAGGTGTGGCTGATCGAAGAGCCAATGGCCGCGGCGATCGGCGCCGACTTGCCGGTGGTCCACCCGATCGGCTCGATGGTGGTCGATATCGGCGGTGGCTCGACCGAAGTCGGCGTGATGTCGATCGGCGGGATGAGCACTTCGCTGTCCGAGCGGGTCGGCGGCGATCAGATGGATGAGGCGATCGTCTCCTACGTCCGCCGCCACCACAACCTGCACATCGGCGAGGCCACGGCCGAACGGGTCAAGAAGGAAGCCGGCTCCGCCATTTGCGATGGCAGCGAGGAAGAGATCACCATCCGTGGTCGCGATGCGGTCCGCGGCATTCCGCGCGAAGTCTCGATCAAGCGCTCGGACGTAGCAGACGCTTTGGCGAGCACAGTCTCGCAGATCGTCGATGCGGTGCGCCGCGCGTTGGAAACGACCGCGCCGGAAATCGCCGCCGACATCCTCGAAAACGGCATCGTGATGACGGGAGGCGGTTCGCTGCTCCACGGCATCGACCAGCGCCTGTCGGAGGTAACCGGCCTGCCGGTGCGCGTGGCCGAGGATCCGCTCAATTGCGTCGCATTGGGAGCTGGTCGGGCGCTGGAGGACCACGGCTTCCGGGGGGTCCTGCTGGCGGCGTAG
- a CDS encoding response regulator — protein MRRCLIVDDSRVMRAVSRRVVESLGYAVAEAENGQEALARCEAGGMPDLILLDWNMPIMSGIEFITALRAQPDGGGPKVVFCTTENDPTIVGRGIAAGADGFVTKPFDSETLQARLQRLGAA, from the coding sequence GTGCGGCGCTGCCTGATCGTCGACGATTCCCGCGTCATGCGCGCCGTCTCGCGCCGGGTGGTCGAGAGCCTCGGCTATGCCGTGGCGGAGGCCGAGAACGGCCAGGAAGCGCTCGCTCGTTGCGAAGCCGGCGGGATGCCCGACCTGATCCTGCTCGACTGGAACATGCCGATCATGTCCGGCATCGAATTCATCACCGCCCTGCGCGCTCAGCCCGATGGCGGCGGGCCCAAGGTAGTGTTCTGCACCACCGAGAACGACCCGACGATCGTCGGCCGCGGGATTGCCGCCGGCGCTGACGGTTTCGTCACCAAGCCGTTCGACAGCGAGACCCTCCAGGCCAGGCTACAGCGCCTCGGCGCCGCCTGA
- a CDS encoding UrcA family protein — MNTIALKALAAASLSLLAVAPAAAQEVHVTVHHGDLDIATPTGAAVLAERLEIGAKAACGRVDPRDMKAGAALSECREAAMQNAVEQAAAKGAAVEGTALASLG; from the coding sequence ATGAACACGATTGCCCTCAAGGCCCTTGCCGCCGCCTCGCTTTCCCTCCTCGCTGTCGCCCCTGCCGCGGCGCAGGAAGTCCACGTCACCGTGCACCACGGCGATCTCGACATTGCTACCCCCACCGGAGCCGCGGTCCTCGCCGAACGTCTGGAAATCGGCGCCAAGGCCGCCTGTGGCCGCGTCGACCCGCGCGACATGAAGGCCGGTGCTGCCCTCAGCGAATGCCGTGAAGCCGCGATGCAGAACGCCGTCGAACAGGCCGCCGCCAAGGGCGCGGCTGTCGAAGGCACCGCCCTCGCATCACTCGGCTAA
- a CDS encoding acetate--CoA ligase family protein yields the protein MTERRFTNQQIDRLLRPKSVAVIGASDRKGALGATLLNNLVQYEFAGDIYPVNPKRDELLGLKVYHDVSELPEGIDCAVLAIPRPFVLDTVRQLAARNCGAVVIYSAGFSEAGEEGMRDQLELGRIAAEHGMVIEGPNCLGCTNYVERVPLTFVETNMMTPPKGARAVGVASQSGALAAVLATALHPRGCYVSTSVSTGNEAASGVEDYVEWLIDDEDTHVIAMYVESLRRPKAFVAAARRARAAGKPIVMLHPGKSNKAQESAATHTGAMAGDYALMKTKLAREGVIFADTLEELADITEIALRCPALPGANMAVLGESGALRGLAFDIAEDIGLDLIDLNDDNSPVLRAVLPDFVPVSNPTDITALGLSEPEIYTKVLTALLEDERVGSVVASIIQSDPITSGIKFPHIIKVLESGSFPKPLVFAGVDEGATVPEDYIAGLRKVGIPWFPSTERAYRAIARLADLAKRDLTDRSGEPIAVPGIDTVAGVVPEYKSKELLRPLGLAFPESKFAASADEAVAAAEAIGYPVVMKAQAAALGHKSDAGGVILNLKSGDDVRAAFDRMYANVGAYDASIVLDGVLVEKMGRMGTEMIVGAKNDPEWGPVVLAGFGGVTAEILKDVKLFTPDLDQAAVHAGLLELKQAALLKGYRGSPALDVAALAGLIVQIGRVMAGSPSIREVDLNPVIIHPEGEGVVALDALMLVD from the coding sequence ATGACCGAGCGGCGTTTCACCAACCAGCAGATCGACCGGCTGCTGCGGCCCAAGTCCGTGGCCGTGATCGGCGCGTCGGACCGCAAGGGGGCGCTCGGCGCCACGCTGCTCAACAACCTCGTCCAGTACGAGTTCGCGGGTGACATCTACCCGGTGAACCCCAAGCGCGACGAACTGCTCGGCCTCAAGGTCTATCACGACGTCAGCGAACTGCCCGAGGGCATCGACTGCGCCGTCCTCGCCATTCCGCGTCCCTTCGTGCTCGACACCGTTCGTCAGCTCGCCGCCCGCAACTGCGGCGCGGTGGTGATCTACTCGGCCGGCTTTTCCGAAGCGGGCGAGGAAGGCATGCGGGACCAGCTCGAACTGGGTCGGATCGCTGCCGAGCACGGCATGGTGATCGAAGGCCCGAACTGCCTCGGCTGCACCAACTACGTCGAGCGGGTCCCGCTGACTTTCGTCGAAACCAACATGATGACGCCGCCCAAGGGCGCACGCGCCGTCGGTGTGGCCAGCCAGTCGGGCGCGCTCGCCGCGGTCCTGGCGACCGCGCTGCATCCGCGCGGCTGCTATGTCTCGACCTCGGTTTCGACCGGCAACGAGGCCGCCTCCGGCGTCGAGGACTACGTCGAGTGGCTGATCGATGACGAGGACACCCACGTCATCGCCATGTACGTCGAGAGCCTGCGCCGCCCGAAGGCGTTCGTCGCCGCGGCTCGCCGCGCTCGCGCTGCCGGCAAGCCTATCGTCATGCTGCACCCGGGCAAGTCGAACAAGGCGCAGGAAAGCGCCGCCACGCACACCGGTGCGATGGCAGGCGACTATGCCTTGATGAAGACCAAGCTCGCCCGCGAAGGCGTGATCTTCGCCGACACGCTGGAAGAGCTTGCCGACATCACCGAGATCGCCCTGCGCTGCCCGGCGCTTCCGGGTGCCAACATGGCGGTGCTCGGCGAAAGCGGCGCCCTGCGTGGCCTGGCGTTCGACATTGCCGAAGACATCGGCCTCGACCTGATCGACCTCAACGACGACAACAGCCCGGTGCTGCGCGCGGTGCTGCCGGACTTCGTGCCGGTTTCGAACCCGACCGACATTACGGCGCTCGGCCTGTCGGAGCCGGAGATCTACACCAAGGTCCTGACCGCGCTGCTCGAGGATGAGCGCGTCGGTTCGGTGGTGGCCTCGATCATCCAGTCGGACCCGATCACCAGCGGCATCAAGTTCCCGCACATCATCAAGGTGCTCGAATCTGGCTCGTTCCCCAAGCCGCTGGTCTTTGCCGGTGTCGACGAGGGCGCGACGGTTCCCGAGGACTACATCGCGGGTCTGCGTAAGGTCGGCATCCCCTGGTTCCCGAGCACCGAGCGCGCCTATCGCGCGATCGCTCGCCTGGCGGACCTCGCCAAGCGCGACCTGACCGACCGTTCGGGCGAGCCGATCGCGGTTCCGGGCATCGACACGGTCGCGGGCGTGGTTCCGGAGTACAAGTCCAAGGAACTGCTCCGGCCGCTCGGCCTCGCGTTCCCTGAGAGCAAGTTCGCAGCCAGCGCTGATGAAGCCGTCGCCGCTGCCGAAGCTATCGGTTATCCGGTGGTGATGAAGGCCCAGGCCGCTGCGCTCGGACACAAGAGCGACGCGGGCGGGGTGATCCTCAACCTCAAGTCGGGTGACGACGTGCGTGCTGCGTTCGACCGCATGTACGCCAACGTCGGGGCTTACGACGCCTCGATCGTGCTCGACGGCGTGCTGGTCGAGAAGATGGGCCGCATGGGCACCGAGATGATCGTCGGCGCCAAGAACGATCCCGAATGGGGTCCGGTCGTCCTGGCCGGCTTCGGCGGCGTAACGGCCGAGATCCTCAAGGACGTGAAGTTGTTCACGCCCGACCTGGATCAGGCGGCGGTGCATGCCGGACTGCTCGAATTGAAGCAGGCCGCATTGCTCAAGGGCTATCGCGGTTCTCCGGCGCTGGACGTTGCGGCGCTGGCCGGGCTGATCGTGCAGATCGGCCGGGTCATGGCCGGCAGCCCCTCAATCCGCGAGGTCGACCTCAACCCAGTCATCATCCATCCCGAGGGCGAAGGTGTCGTCGCGCTGGATGCGTTGATGCTGGTCGACTGA